Proteins encoded by one window of Monoglobus pectinilyticus:
- a CDS encoding pectate lyase family protein, whose amino-acid sequence MKKRGKLVRKVGSLLTAAAVGLSAVSLPVFAAQTVAGGGGAGGNIMNVVAFNGAEGGGMYSQGARGAYNNGGEIEVYHVTNLNDSGEGSFRDAVSKGNRIVVFDVSGYIDLKSNVSISHDNMTILGQTAPGDGICFRSNNVKVGADNVILRYLRFRVGAHDAEGKDTRAQDGMEITDDCENVIIDHCSVSWGTDENLSAYAVKNVTIQRSIIAEALNQSVHDKGEHSYAAIWGGVNLSIHHNLIASHKSRNPKIGTSETVAMTQGYTDDQTLVDMKNNVIYNWGDKAGYGTENGAKTYIQNNVYRPGPATPAGKRSRIFELSVGQKYKPNMLGSVYASGNKIDVDEGDSDYKNAQLVNQNNWQDDLHTGVYVATNVYSVADKTNMKIETPDEQYQEYDNNYPITLDAAEDVYNEVLSDAGATLPKRDEVDTRIIGEVETRTAPIGSKGSVGLVDDPTDCIPEGATNYDGRGYPALAQETRAGDYDADGDGIADTWEDKMGLDKTNPHDSKNIGPDGLTWLEIFVEEAITKTPVTDIEAGISADKNVVQSNQEVNFTVNISGAGVSNIEKAELYCNDKKVGETSSIVNGAAAITVSELPTGDNDFTVKVIKNDGSYIFSPVKTVSVTGDTVPEGWTAENAWYDGDDYTVLDGGKMEKSNISGDYDMVARIDKLSNKNINVQSGISSLDETSGTKFVIGKMYNDNFEQVIYYGEAGNIQIWDGAAKSIEKYKLFKISKSEGVLSLYAGTSLAEWEKVAEVGEQTGNAAVSAYVSAVEQGETVTKFNVCQLVTEQTNPAAKIVNIKNNDRLGLSANVEVKVTPDKGKKVTEVWVYFNGAPLASSTNELDREETINIPVEFTGVAKGTLQVYCFDENLGSGADSVDVVVSQDISPWQIVDIGNAPDDVKAYVLGTNDYTYKIATDTSGSIGGTSDKFGYLCQEFSGDNRIYYRSRMQDGKQMGVVIKNDLTADGVTYYFGGNIGEDGKPRYQLMKRSGAGEEMTLVQDVTDVIGQSANLYFIAEKVGDTINIYQTENGSTVYKTKVLLTSIKCDGIGDSYYMGFGTVSGEGSAASDAGWVSTEELKSFGGGTETYIKSYENGVVNINPGNGFTSGTVIACGYDENGVLVDAKNAEISGESVDVGSVNGDTYKIFLWNNLSDLIPICNPFDGTAQEVSDSSAVEWNFNYGLDWMWQKQEQNVLNPSWTNESIGGNETGKMKISTNSDYSSPRYIFREYILPENSTNIITAGADLMMSGDKTGMNVYLRVKSGDKAFKLSFADDGLVYFGGQSTGYEYSASKWYHIDLVADMGFGGDTAQMVLKDQDGNVCADMSGIESSDFRAQINTEKKYDVTNAVLFEPEAGMTASYYIDNVSVKLSQSSNVKKVLDSHFWNFGSSEEFSGLTSLEGGKTYAGLSVATTGTLESKSKTIDGISFSKRYKIGGPGSKSSKCVSFEVPAGTTDIVVYGEPAGSSGTRSVVINDGSENKTILTTQMSAKYTYTGQATTIYVYGDAGINLYGLSFETYIYE is encoded by the coding sequence ATGAAAAAAAGAGGTAAGTTAGTGCGTAAAGTCGGCTCACTGCTGACTGCCGCCGCTGTTGGTTTAAGCGCTGTATCCCTGCCGGTTTTTGCTGCGCAGACAGTAGCCGGCGGAGGAGGCGCAGGCGGAAATATTATGAACGTTGTAGCTTTTAACGGCGCTGAAGGCGGAGGAATGTACTCCCAGGGAGCCAGAGGCGCTTATAATAACGGCGGAGAGATTGAGGTATATCATGTAACAAATTTGAATGACAGTGGTGAGGGTTCATTCAGAGATGCGGTTTCAAAAGGAAACAGAATAGTTGTCTTTGACGTGTCCGGCTATATAGATTTAAAAAGCAATGTTTCTATAAGCCATGACAATATGACTATACTGGGGCAGACGGCTCCCGGAGACGGTATCTGCTTCAGATCGAACAATGTTAAGGTCGGAGCCGATAATGTAATTTTAAGATATTTGCGTTTCCGCGTCGGAGCTCATGATGCGGAGGGCAAAGACACAAGAGCGCAGGACGGTATGGAAATAACTGACGACTGCGAAAATGTTATTATCGACCACTGCAGTGTAAGCTGGGGTACTGATGAAAACTTGTCAGCCTATGCTGTTAAAAATGTTACTATCCAAAGAAGTATTATAGCGGAGGCGCTTAACCAAAGTGTTCATGATAAGGGCGAACACAGTTATGCGGCAATTTGGGGCGGCGTAAATCTGTCTATACACCATAATCTGATTGCCAGCCATAAGAGCCGTAATCCTAAAATCGGTACATCTGAAACTGTGGCTATGACCCAGGGATATACCGATGACCAAACTTTGGTTGATATGAAAAATAATGTCATTTATAACTGGGGCGATAAGGCGGGATACGGAACTGAAAACGGAGCTAAGACATACATACAGAACAATGTTTACAGACCGGGTCCGGCAACACCGGCAGGAAAACGCTCAAGAATTTTTGAGCTTAGCGTTGGGCAGAAGTATAAGCCGAATATGCTTGGAAGCGTATATGCTTCCGGAAATAAAATAGATGTTGACGAGGGCGACAGCGATTATAAAAACGCCCAGCTTGTTAATCAGAACAACTGGCAGGATGATTTGCATACCGGTGTTTATGTTGCAACAAATGTTTATAGTGTTGCGGATAAGACCAATATGAAAATTGAAACGCCTGATGAACAATATCAGGAATATGATAATAATTATCCTATAACTCTGGACGCTGCAGAAGATGTTTATAATGAGGTTCTGAGTGACGCGGGAGCCACTCTTCCAAAGCGTGACGAAGTGGATACAAGAATAATAGGCGAGGTTGAAACCCGCACAGCTCCAATCGGAAGCAAAGGCAGCGTTGGTCTTGTAGACGACCCTACGGATTGTATACCAGAGGGCGCCACAAATTATGACGGCAGAGGATATCCGGCGCTCGCGCAGGAGACTAGAGCTGGTGATTATGACGCTGACGGCGACGGCATAGCAGATACTTGGGAAGACAAAATGGGTCTTGACAAAACTAATCCTCACGACAGCAAGAATATTGGTCCGGACGGACTTACCTGGCTTGAAATATTTGTTGAGGAGGCAATAACAAAAACTCCTGTAACCGATATAGAAGCTGGTATAAGCGCCGATAAAAACGTTGTGCAAAGCAATCAGGAAGTTAACTTTACTGTTAACATATCAGGTGCAGGAGTTTCAAATATTGAAAAAGCAGAATTGTACTGCAACGACAAGAAGGTAGGAGAAACTTCATCAATTGTAAACGGAGCTGCAGCGATTACAGTTTCTGAACTTCCAACAGGGGATAATGATTTCACAGTGAAAGTTATCAAGAACGACGGAAGTTATATTTTCAGCCCGGTTAAAACCGTCTCTGTAACCGGTGATACAGTGCCGGAGGGCTGGACTGCTGAAAATGCGTGGTATGACGGAGATGACTATACTGTTTTAGACGGCGGAAAGATGGAGAAATCTAATATTTCCGGCGACTATGACATGGTTGCAAGAATAGATAAACTTTCTAATAAAAATATAAACGTTCAAAGCGGTATTTCTTCACTTGATGAAACCAGCGGAACTAAATTTGTTATAGGCAAGATGTATAATGATAACTTTGAACAAGTTATTTACTATGGAGAAGCCGGAAATATTCAGATTTGGGACGGCGCAGCCAAGAGCATTGAAAAATATAAGTTGTTTAAGATTTCAAAGTCAGAAGGCGTTCTGTCGCTATATGCGGGAACAAGCTTAGCTGAATGGGAAAAGGTTGCCGAAGTTGGAGAACAAACCGGAAACGCTGCGGTTTCTGCATATGTTTCAGCTGTGGAGCAAGGCGAGACAGTTACAAAGTTTAATGTGTGCCAGCTTGTGACAGAGCAAACTAACCCTGCTGCAAAGATTGTTAATATAAAAAATAATGACAGACTGGGTTTGTCAGCTAATGTCGAAGTAAAGGTTACTCCTGATAAGGGTAAAAAGGTAACAGAGGTATGGGTTTACTTTAACGGTGCTCCGCTTGCTTCCAGTACAAACGAGCTGGACAGAGAAGAAACGATTAATATTCCTGTTGAATTTACAGGCGTAGCTAAAGGCACATTACAAGTATATTGCTTTGATGAAAATTTAGGTTCAGGTGCTGATAGTGTTGATGTTGTTGTGTCTCAGGATATTTCACCTTGGCAGATAGTTGATATAGGAAATGCTCCCGATGACGTAAAAGCATACGTTTTGGGAACTAATGATTATACTTATAAAATAGCTACAGATACAAGCGGCAGTATTGGCGGAACATCCGACAAATTCGGATACCTTTGCCAGGAGTTCAGCGGCGACAACAGGATATATTACAGAAGCCGTATGCAGGACGGCAAACAAATGGGAGTTGTTATAAAGAACGACTTAACAGCCGACGGCGTAACATATTACTTCGGCGGAAACATCGGTGAGGACGGTAAGCCGAGATACCAGCTTATGAAGAGAAGCGGCGCAGGCGAAGAGATGACTCTTGTTCAGGATGTAACTGACGTTATTGGCCAGTCTGCGAACTTATACTTTATTGCTGAAAAAGTTGGAGATACAATAAATATATATCAAACTGAAAACGGCTCGACCGTTTATAAGACAAAAGTGCTGTTAACCAGTATAAAGTGCGACGGTATAGGCGACAGCTATTATATGGGATTCGGTACAGTAAGCGGAGAAGGAAGCGCCGCTTCTGACGCTGGCTGGGTTTCAACAGAAGAATTAAAGAGCTTTGGCGGCGGAACCGAAACATATATAAAGAGTTATGAAAACGGCGTGGTTAATATTAATCCGGGCAATGGTTTCACCTCAGGAACAGTTATTGCGTGCGGATACGATGAGAATGGGGTTCTGGTTGACGCTAAGAACGCTGAGATAAGCGGTGAGAGTGTTGATGTTGGAAGCGTAAATGGGGATACATATAAAATATTTCTTTGGAATAATTTGAGTGATTTGATTCCAATTTGTAACCCGTTTGACGGTACAGCGCAGGAAGTATCTGATTCAAGCGCGGTAGAATGGAACTTTAATTACGGTCTTGATTGGATGTGGCAGAAGCAGGAGCAAAATGTTCTTAACCCGTCCTGGACAAACGAGAGCATAGGCGGAAACGAGACAGGAAAGATGAAGATTTCTACTAATTCTGACTATTCGTCTCCGAGATATATTTTCCGCGAGTATATTTTGCCTGAGAATTCTACTAATATAATCACTGCCGGAGCTGACTTGATGATGTCCGGCGACAAGACCGGAATGAATGTTTATCTGAGAGTAAAATCAGGAGATAAGGCGTTTAAGCTTTCATTCGCGGACGATGGACTGGTTTATTTTGGAGGACAGTCCACAGGGTATGAATACAGTGCTTCAAAATGGTATCATATTGATTTGGTTGCTGATATGGGATTTGGCGGTGATACAGCACAGATGGTACTCAAAGACCAGGATGGAAATGTGTGCGCTGATATGAGCGGTATTGAAAGTTCTGATTTCCGTGCTCAGATTAATACAGAAAAGAAATACGATGTAACAAACGCAGTTCTGTTTGAGCCTGAAGCCGGTATGACTGCTTCATATTATATTGATAATGTCAGCGTAAAGCTCAGCCAGTCATCAAACGTTAAAAAAGTGCTCGATTCTCATTTCTGGAACTTCGGTTCAAGCGAAGAATTCAGCGGTTTAACATCTCTTGAGGGCGGAAAGACATATGCAGGTCTTTCAGTTGCTACAACCGGAACTCTTGAGAGCAAATCAAAAACAATTGACGGTATATCATTCTCTAAGAGATATAAAATAGGCGGTCCCGGAAGCAAGTCCAGCAAATGTGTTTCGTTTGAAGTTCCGGCCGGAACTACTGATATTGTCGTTTATGGAGAACCGGCAGGAAGCAGCGGAACAAGAAGCGTTGTTATCAATGACGGAAGTGAGAACAAGACTATTCTGACTACTCAAATGAGCGCAAAGTATACCTATACCGGTCAAGCCACAACTATATATGTTTATGGAGACGCAGGAATAAACTTGTATGGATTGAGTTTTGAGACATACATCTATGAATAA
- a CDS encoding sugar kinase produces the protein MDFINSNKEYDLVTMGEVMLRLSPPGTDKISQSYTFDKKAGGAELNVASGSAVLGIRSALITKLPENKIGHFIRNMIRYGNVSDDCIVYDHSGQSRLGIYYYETGAYPRKSSVIYDRANSAMTTLKIDEIDPSIYGKTSVFHVSGITLALNEQLRETTIEVMKKFKEGGAVISFDINYRASLWDEETARKTVTSVFPYVDILFVSEETSRRMLQKTGTLEEIMKSYCEEYGCKVVCTTRRDVVSPKIHNFSSKIYYDGKFYEEEPYMNIEVVDRVGSGDAYLAGALYGMITCDDMQKVIEYGNAMSAVKNTVMGDMSCSSLGEIDSIIASHKATGHQDEMNR, from the coding sequence ATGGACTTTATAAATTCAAACAAAGAATATGATTTGGTAACAATGGGCGAGGTTATGCTTCGTCTGTCGCCGCCGGGAACGGATAAGATTTCTCAAAGCTACACGTTTGACAAAAAAGCGGGCGGAGCGGAGCTGAACGTGGCTTCGGGTTCAGCTGTTTTGGGAATTCGCAGCGCTCTTATTACAAAGCTTCCCGAAAATAAAATCGGTCACTTTATAAGAAATATGATTAGATACGGCAACGTCAGCGACGACTGTATCGTATACGACCACTCAGGACAAAGCAGGCTTGGAATATATTATTATGAGACGGGGGCATATCCTAGAAAGTCTTCTGTTATATACGACAGAGCCAATTCCGCTATGACCACTCTTAAGATAGACGAGATAGACCCGTCTATTTACGGAAAGACTTCTGTGTTTCACGTCAGCGGTATAACTCTTGCGCTTAACGAGCAGCTCAGAGAGACCACTATAGAGGTTATGAAGAAGTTTAAAGAGGGCGGGGCGGTAATATCCTTTGATATAAATTACCGCGCGTCACTTTGGGATGAGGAAACGGCCAGAAAAACTGTTACTTCTGTATTCCCTTATGTGGATATTTTGTTTGTGTCCGAGGAAACTTCAAGAAGAATGCTTCAGAAAACGGGAACTCTTGAGGAAATAATGAAGAGTTACTGCGAAGAATATGGCTGCAAAGTTGTGTGCACCACAAGGCGTGACGTTGTCAGCCCTAAAATTCATAACTTCTCATCTAAGATATACTATGACGGAAAGTTCTATGAAGAAGAGCCATATATGAATATTGAGGTTGTGGACCGCGTCGGAAGCGGCGACGCATATTTGGCTGGAGCCTTATATGGTATGATAACCTGTGATGATATGCAGAAGGTTATTGAGTATGGAAACGCTATGTCGGCGGTTAAGAATACTGTAATGGGCGATATGTCCTGCAGCAGTTTGGGAGAAATAGACAGCATAATCGCAAGCCATAAAGCTACAGGTCATCAGGATGAAATGAATAGATAA